The following proteins come from a genomic window of Achromobacter sp. AONIH1:
- a CDS encoding multidrug effflux MFS transporter produces the protein MVLMLGLLSCVAPATIDAYLPAFGALGREFGVPQDTVQLTLGVYMFCYAAMLLLHGTLSDSLGRRRVVLTALVCYVAGALLAAAAPDFGWLLAARALQGLSAGAGIVVGQAIVRDCYEGAVARRAMSYLILVFNLSPALAPIVGGYLAAHQGWRAVFLLLAVLATAALALCALRLPETLAPEQRQPLSWRGLARNYGRVLGDARFVSLGLAFSLVFAAQGFLIGAAPDFITNVLGLQETDFAYLFVPLVIGAMLGALFAARKAGSWSDARVTALAYLLMGGSCLANLAYVAAAGRPALPWAVILPGVFTCGLAMSVPAMTLRILARVPQLSGTAASVLGFMQMLTFSLVSGWCVPLVYGQPLRLALAMLACVAASALGWAWLHRKPQPLAEAEPG, from the coding sequence TCGGCGCGCTGGGCCGGGAATTCGGCGTGCCGCAGGACACCGTGCAGCTGACGCTCGGCGTCTATATGTTCTGCTATGCGGCCATGCTGCTGCTGCATGGCACGCTGTCCGACTCGCTGGGCCGGCGCCGCGTGGTGCTGACGGCCCTGGTCTGCTACGTGGCCGGCGCGCTGCTGGCCGCCGCCGCCCCGGACTTCGGCTGGCTGCTGGCGGCGCGCGCGCTGCAGGGCCTGTCGGCCGGCGCCGGCATCGTGGTGGGCCAGGCCATCGTGCGCGACTGCTACGAGGGCGCGGTGGCGCGCCGCGCCATGTCCTACCTGATCCTGGTGTTCAACCTGTCGCCGGCGCTGGCGCCCATCGTCGGCGGCTACCTGGCCGCGCACCAGGGCTGGCGCGCCGTGTTCCTGCTGCTGGCGGTACTCGCCACGGCCGCGCTGGCGCTGTGCGCGCTGCGCCTGCCCGAGACCCTGGCTCCGGAACAGCGCCAGCCCTTGTCCTGGCGCGGCCTGGCCCGGAACTACGGCCGGGTGCTGGGCGACGCGCGCTTCGTGTCGCTGGGGTTGGCCTTCAGCCTGGTCTTCGCCGCCCAGGGCTTCCTGATCGGCGCCGCGCCCGACTTCATCACCAACGTGCTGGGCTTGCAGGAAACCGACTTCGCCTACCTGTTCGTGCCGCTGGTGATCGGCGCCATGCTGGGCGCGCTGTTCGCCGCGCGCAAGGCCGGCAGCTGGAGCGACGCGCGCGTCACCGCGCTGGCCTATCTGCTGATGGGCGGCAGCTGCCTGGCCAACCTGGCCTATGTGGCGGCGGCGGGCCGGCCCGCGCTGCCCTGGGCGGTGATCCTGCCCGGCGTCTTCACCTGCGGGCTGGCCATGTCGGTGCCCGCCATGACCTTGCGCATCCTGGCGCGGGTGCCGCAGCTGTCCGGCACCGCCGCCTCGGTGCTGGGCTTCATGCAGATGCTGACCTTCTCGCTGGTCAGCGGCTGGTGCGTGCCGCTGGTCTATGGCCAGCCGCTGCGGCTGGCGCTGGCCATGCTGGCCTGCGTGGCGGCCAGCGCGCTGGGCTGGGCCTGGCTGCACCGCAAGCCGCAGCCGCTGGCCGAGGCCGAGCCGGGCTGA